The Benincasa hispida cultivar B227 chromosome 11, ASM972705v1, whole genome shotgun sequence genome has a segment encoding these proteins:
- the LOC120091190 gene encoding homeobox-leucine zipper protein ATHB-6-like, with protein sequence MKRPAVGSDSLGALISICPSSDHEQSPRNKNSNHVYATEFQSMLDGFDEEGCVEESGHVSEKKRRLSVEQVKALEKNFEVENKLEPERKVKLARELGLQPRQVAVWFQNRRARWKTKQLERDYGVLKTNYENLKLSFETLQNDNQTLLKQIRELKTKLQEDNSESNLSVEEEMVVAANSENAPIEQTKPEIGGDQFSVPPASESQDFNYESFNSNGGEGEEAPMEEATLFPDFKDGSSDSDSSAILNEDYSPTAGISSPGVLQNHQQYHLMTGALSPPPSAAVKLNYLQFQKGYQQQTQMFPKMEEHNFFSGEETCNFFSDEQAPTLHWWS encoded by the exons ATGAAGAGACCAGCAGTCGGCTCAGATTCCTTGGGTGCACTTATCTCCATTTGCCCATCTTCAg ATCATGAACAGAGTCCAAGAAACAAGAACAGTAACCATGTTTACGCCACAGAATTCCAGTCTATGCTGGATGGGTTTGATGAAGAAGGGTGCGTTGAAGAATCAGGGCATGTTTCAGAGAAGAAAAGACGACTTAGTGTGGAGCAAGTGAAGGCTCTAGAGAAgaattttgaagttgaaaacaagcTCGAACCAGAGAGGAAAGTGAAGCTTGCTCGAGAACTTGGATTACAGCCTCGACAAGTTGCTGTTTGGTTTCAAAATCGTCGAGCCAGATGGAAAACTAAGCAATTAGAAAGAGACTATGGCGTTCTCAAAACTAATTATGAGAATCTCAAACTTAGTTTTGAAACTCTCCAAAATGATAATCAAACTCTCCTCAAACAG ATTCGGGAACTGAAAACAAAGCTTCAAGAAGATAACTCAGAGAGTAATCTTTCGGTGGAGGAAGAAATGGTGGTGGCGGCTAATTCTGAAAATGCTCCGATCGAACAAACTAAGCCGGAAATTGGGGGGGATCAGTTCTCTGTTCCGCCGGCGAGTGAGTCCCAAGACTTTAATTACGAGAGCTTCAACAGCAATGGCGGAGAAGGGGAAGAGGCACCAATGGAAGAAGCGACATTGTTCCCCGATTTCAAAGATGGATCATCCGATAGCGATTCGAGCGCGATTTTAAACGAAGATTACAGTCCAACAGCGGGGATTTCTTCACCCGGAGTGCTGCAGAATCACCAGCAGTACCATTTAATGACTGGAGCGTTATCTCCGCCGCCCTCCGCCGCCGTGAAACTCAATTACTTGCAGTTTCAGAAGGGGTATCAACAACAAACCCAGATGTTTCCAAAAATGGAGGAGCATAATTTCTTCAGCGGAGAGGAGACTTGTAACTTCTTTTCCGATGAGCAAGCTCCAACTTTGCACTGGTGGAGCTAA